In one window of Henckelia pumila isolate YLH828 chromosome 1, ASM3356847v2, whole genome shotgun sequence DNA:
- the LOC140874542 gene encoding cyclin-A2-1-like, giving the protein MKAYQFASTNCHIMRQTGMDDENTSSNITGSNLRITRARAKALGSLGGLPPLHPSAKQGGKRVLPTNSKRSASYDKQNASSSAACPQQKKRAILKDITNITCNNLYTNCISATAGQTSNLESKSSRQNIGKMVTACFSKEFQVPGYKTKEFQVPGYKRRNVTEKINIPKVEETQKIGPTVNLAIEPTEAVDDKMSSTAVLIPLDTMPTRNTPLLTPYNRQNVKLLSSKQENLGDRGITDIDSEKHPLMCSMYAADIYSNLRAIQIYRRPAVYYMEKLQHDVTEAMRGILVDWLVEVSEEYRLIPDTLYLTVNLIDRFLSAINIEKQKLQLLGVTCMLIASKYEEICAPCVEEFCFITDNTYTKGEVLKMEGRVLNYLGFQLSIPTTKKFLRRFIHAAQVSYEIPSVELEFLANYLAELTLIEYSFLKFLPSLIAASAVFLARWTIDQSDHPWNPTLEYYTMYKTSDLKHTVLELHDLQLNTKTCKLNAIREKYKQSKFKCVSTLRPEKPVQSLF; this is encoded by the exons ATGAAGGCATACCAGTTTGCTTCTACAAACTGTCACATCATGAGGCAAACAGGCATGGATGACGAGAATACATCTTCCAACATCACAGGGTCAAATCTGCGAATCACACGAGCTCGGGCAAAAGCCTTAGGCTCTTTAGGAGGATTGCCTCCTTTACATCCTTCAGCAAAACAGGGTGGAAAACGGGTCTTGCCTACAAACTCTAAAAGATCAGCATCGTATGACAAACAAAATGCATCAAGTTCAGCTGCTTGTCCTCAGCAAAAGAAAAGGGCTATTCTCAAGGATATAACTAACATCACTTGTAATAATTTGTACACAAACTGTATCAGTGCAACTGCGGGACAG ACTAGCAACCTGGAAAGTAAAAGCTCGAGACAAAATATTGGGAAGATGGTCACTGCTTGTTTTTCTAAAGAGTTTCAGGTTCCTGGGTATAAAACTAAAGAGTTTCAGGTTCCTGGGTATAAAAGGAGAAACGTAACAGAGAAGATCAACATTCCAAAGGTGGAGGAAACACAAAAAATTGGTCCCACAGTGAACTTGGCAATTGAACCAACTGAAGCAGTCGATGACAAAATGTCGAGTACAGCAGTTCTGATACCTTTGGATACAATGCCCACTAGGAACACTCCACTGCTAACTCCGTACAACAGAC AGAATGTCAAACTTTTAAGTAGTAAGCAAGAAAACTTGGGTGACAGAGGCATCACTGATATAGATTCAGAAAAGCATCCGCTGATGTGTAGCATGTATGCAGCTGACATATATTCTAATTTGCGAGCAATACAG ATTTACCGAAGGCCTGCGGTTTACTATATGGAGAAGCTGCAGCATGATGTCACCGAGGCAATGAGGGGTATTCTGGTCGATTGGCTTGTGGAG GTTTCTGAAGAATATAGGCTGATCCCTGATACACTCTACTTAACAGTAAATCTCATAGATAGATTTCTATCGGCGATTAATATTGAGAAGCAAAAGCTGCAACTCCTTGGAGTAACATGCATGCTAATTGCTTC GAAATACGAAGAAATTTGTGCTCCTTGTGTGGAAGAATTTTGCTTTATTACAGACAACACCTACACTAAAGGAGAG GTACTGAAAATGGAGGGTCGTGTTTTGAACTATTTAGGCTTTCAATTGTCTATTCCCACCACGAAAAAGTTCCTCAG GAGGTTCATTCATGCAGCCCAGGTTTCTTATGAG ATTCCTTCTGTGGAGCTGGAATTCTTGGCGAATTATTTAGCAGAACTAACACTAATAGAGTACAGTTTCCTGAAGTTCCTTCCTTCCCTAATTGCTGCCTCAGCAGTATTCCTAGCCAGATGGACAATTGATCAATCAGACCATCCATGG AATCCAACACTAGAGTATTATACAATGTACAAAACATCAGACCTGAAACACACGGTTCTTGAGTTGCATGATTTACAGCTCAACACCAAGACATGTAAACTTAACGCCATCCGtgaaaaatataaacaatccaAA TTCAAGTGTGTTTCAACTCTTCGCCCAGAAAAGCCTGTTCAATCACTGTTCTAA
- the LOC140875021 gene encoding serine/threonine protein phosphatase 2A 57 kDa regulatory subunit B' kappa isoform-like — MWKQILNKLPRKSHKPDQDSSRNPSLGSNVASQASSHANEANTAAKRASAAAIFPSNVIAGIEPLLAFKDVSSSEKMNLFISKVSLCCVVFDFTDPAKSVQEKEIKRATLLELVDFVSHNPPKFSEPAILASCKMCSINLFRTFPPNRRLSNKSSSENENDDEPTFEPAWSHLQIVYDFLLKFVTSTSLEAKAGKKYINHSFILKTIELFDSEDPRERDCLKAVLHRIYGKFMAHRPFLRKGISNVFYRFVFETEKHNGIAELLEIFGSVITGFALPLKEEHKIFLCRALIPLHKPKSLGVYFQQLSYCVIQFIEKEPMLACSVIEGLLRYWPITNSQKEVMFLGELEEILELINMAEFQKIMVPLFWRIRHCINSYHFQVAERALFLWNNDRIINLITHNRDIILPIIFPALESNAKNHWNHAVLNLTINVKKMLVEMDDALVLSCTFNCQDVQDTSNLAIEKRKEIWDRLENTASLQPMPMVGNTAVLVTH, encoded by the exons ATGTGGAAGCAAATCCTCAATAAACTGCCCCGGAAATCCCATAAACCAGATCAAGATTCATCTAGGAACCCTAGCTTGGGATCTAATGTGGCATCTCAGGCTTCGAGCCATGCCAATGAAGCGAACACTGCTGCTAAACGGGCTTCAGCTGCTGCAATCTTTCCATCTAATGTGATTGCTGGGATTGAGCCACTGCTAGCCTTCAAGGATGTTTCAAGTTCCGAAAAAATGAATCTTTTCATTAGTAAGGTAAGTCTTTGCTGTGTGGTCTTTGATTTCACGGATCCAGccaaaagtgttcaagaaaagGAGATTAAGCGAGCTACGCTGCTTGAGCTGGTGGATTTTGTATCACATAATCCACCAAAATTCTCGGAGCCGGCAATTTTAGCTTCTTGCAAAATGTGCTCCATAAATTTGTTCCGTACTTTCCCGCCTAATCGTCGATTGAGCAATAAAAGTtcaagtgaaaatgaaaatgatgatGAGCCCACATTTGAGCCCGCATGGTCACACTTGCAGATAGTGTATGATTTCTTGCTCAAGTTTGTGACTTCCACTTCGTTGGAAGCCAAGGCTGGAAAGAAGTATATTAATCATTCCTTCATTTTGAAAACTATTGAGTTGTTTGATTCGGAGGATCCTAGAGAAAGGGACTGTTTAAAAGCGGTTCTGCATAGGATTTATGGGAAGTTTATGGCCCACAGGCCATTTTTAAGAAAGGGTATAAGCAATGTGTTCTATAGATTCGTGTTCGAGACAGAGAAGCATAATGGGATTGCTGAATTGTTGGAGATTTTTGGGAGTGTTATCACTGGATTCGCATTGCCTTTGAAGGAGGAGCATAAGATATTTCTTTGTAGAGCATTGATTCCACTGCACAAACCAAAGTCTTTGGGGGTTTACTTTCAGCAGCTCTCATATTGTGTGATTCAGTTTATTGAAAAGGAACCTATGTTGGCTTGCAGTGTAATTGAGGGGCTCTTGAGATATTGGCCGATTACGAATAGCCAGAAGGAGGTGATGTTTTTAGGTGAGTTGGAGGAGATTCTTGAATTGATCAACATGGCCGAGTTTCAAAAAATCATGGTTCCCTTGTTCTGGCGCATCAGGCACTGCATTAACAGCTATCATTTTCAG GTAGCTGAGAGAGCTCTGTTTCTTTGGAACAATGACCGAATCATCAACCTAATCACGCATAACCGTGATATTATACTGCCAATAATATTCCCAGCTCTGGAATCCAATGCAAAAAACCACTGGAACCATGCTGTCCTGAACTTAACCATAAACGTGAAGAAGATGCTTGTAGAAATGGATGATGCCCTAGTCTTATCTTGCACATTCAATTGCCAAGATGTGCAAGATACTTCGAACTTGGCCATTGAAAAGCGGAAGGAAATTTGGGACCGTCTGGAAAACACTGCTAGTCTCCAGCCAATGCCGATGGTTGGAAATACTGCTGTTCTGGTGACTCATTGA